DNA from Mycobacteriales bacterium:
GAGATGAAGTCCAGTCGCGTGATGCCGCTGACGCCGTACTTCTTGCCCGGCTCGAGCTGCGCACCGGCCTCGGCGCCCCGGCCGAGCATCTCGGAGAAGTTGAAGCCGAAGCGGGTGAGGACCCAGAACGACATGAGGGCGGCGCCGGAGATGAGCAGCACCGCCTTGATGATCTGGACGTACGTCGTGCCCTTCATCCCGCCGATGAGCACGTACGAGATCATGAGAATGCCGACCAGAGCGATGATGACGCTCTGCCCGCCGCGGCCGTTGATGTTCAGCAGCAGGGCGACCAGGCCACCCGCGCCGGCCATCTGGGCGAGTAGGTAGAAGAACGACACGACCAGCGTCGAGGTCGCGGCGGCCGTGCGCACCGGCCGCTCCCGCATCCGGAACGCCAACACGTCGGCCATCGTGAAGCGCCCGGTGTTGCGGAGCAGCTCGGCGACGAGCAGCAGCGCGATGAGCCAGGCGACGAGGAAGCCGATGGAGTAGAGGAAGCCGTCGTAGCCCTGCAGCGCGATGGCGCCGGCGATGCCGAGGAACGACGCGGCGGACAGGTAGTCACCGGAGATGGCGACGCCGTTCTGCCGGCCGGAGAACGAGGAGCCGGCGGTGTACATGTCCGAGGCGCTCTTGTTGGTCTTGCTGGCCTTGAGGACCAGTGCCATCGTCACGGCGACGAACGCGCCGAAGATCGCCAGGTTCAGGATCGGGCTGCCGACGGCCGTGTCCGCGGCCTGGGCGAGGACGGTCATCGGGCCTCCTCCTCGAACTTCTCACGCAGGCGCTGCGACGCAGGGTCCAGGCTCTTGTCGGCGTGCCGGATGTAGAGCGCCGTCACGGCGAAGGTGGAGACGAACTGCAGCAGGCCGAGGACCAGGCCGACGTTGATGTTGCCGACGAGCCGCTGGCCCATGAAGTCGGCCGCGTAGGCCGCGAGCGCCACGTACGCGAAGTACCAGACGAGCGCACCCAGCGCGACGGGCAGCACCCAGCCGCGGTAGCGCCGCCGGAGTTCCTGGAATTCGGGACTCTCCTGCATCACGAGGTAGCTCGTCTCGACCGGCGTGTACGTCGCGTGCCTCCTGTCGTGTTCGGACGTGGTCAAGGATCCTCCTGTAGCCGACGGAAGCGGGACTGCCGCACAGGTCACAGCCGCGGATGCGCGGCTGTGACACCCATCACGTTGCCCTCCACAGGGAGGGCGACACAAGGCGACTCAGCGGCGGATGCGCCTGAACGCCCACTGGCTGCGTCGAGCGGTCGAAAGCTGCGACGAGCGGTCGGGGGCGGCCGGCAGTCCCAGCGCCTCCGGGGCGTGCAGCGCGAGCATGGTGCGGCCGACATCGGGTGGGACCGAGCGGCGGGTCAGCAGCGAGCCGCCCACCATGACGGCGAACGCCGTGGGCACCGTCCAGGCGGCCGGCTGGGCCAGCAACGCGCCTGGCCAGCCTCCGGCCACGGCTCCGGTCAGCGTCGCCGTCACCGCCAGCGCCGACAGGGTGCCGCCGACGAGCAGACCAGCCGTCGCGCCGGTCGCGGTGAGGCCGCGCCACCAGATCCCGAGCACGAGCAGCGGGCAGAACGTCGAGGCCGCCACCGCGAAGGCCAGCCCGACCACCTGCGCCAGGGGCAGCGCGGTCGCCGGCAGTGCCAGCGCGAGGGAGACCGCGCCGACCAGTGCCGCGGCGAACCGGAAGCCGCGCACCGAGCCGTGCAGCCGCCCGGCTGGGCGGTCGTTGCGGGCAACGGGCAGCAGGTCCTGCAGCAGCACACCGGCGGTGGCCACCAGCAGGCCGGAGGAGGTCGACAGGAACGCGGCGAACGCGCCGGCCACCAGCAGCGCCTGCAGCAGCAGGCCGGTCGTCCCGTCCAGCGCCGCCACCGGCAGGGCGAGGACCACCGCGTCGGTACGCCCGGTCAGCAGCAGCTCGGGGACGTAGAGGCGCCCGAGCGCCCCGTACAACGCCGGGAGCAGGTAGAACGCGCCCAGCAGCGCGAGCACGAGCAGCGTCGTGCGGCGGGCGGCCCGGCCGTCCGGGTTGGTGTAGAAGCGCACCAGGACGTGCGGCAGACCCATCGTGCCGAGAAAGGTCGCCAGCACGAGGGCGTACGTCGCGTAGAGCGGGTGCTCGACCCCCCCGGCGCCGGACAACGGCCGGACCCAGGACCGGCCGGTCGCCGGCTCGAGTCCCTCGACGTGGGGCACCGCCGCACCGGCGGGGAAGACGATCGTGCTGCCCTGCGCGAGGCGGTGCGGTCCGACCCCGAGCAGCCGTTGCTCGCCGTCCATGAGCACCGGCACCGGCTGCTCGACGACGAAGCGAACCGGGCTGTCGGCCGACACCGTCGTGCTGCCGGTGAAGACCGGGCCGGCGGGCCCCCCGAGCGCCGGCCTGCCGTCCGCCTGCCAGGCCAGCAGCAGGAACACGGCGGGTACGGCGAGGGAGGTGAGCTTGAGCCAGTACTGGAAGGCCTGGACGAAGGTGGCGCTGCGCATACCGCCGCCCATCACGTTGCCGGTCACGACGACCGCCACGAGCACCGCTCCCACCTGGACCGGCAGGCCGGTCGTCGCGCGGAGCGCGAGCCCGGCGCCGTGCAGCTGTGGCACGAGGTAGAGCAGGCCGATGGCGACAGCGGCCACGGCGGACAGCCGCCGCAGGCTGCGTGACCCGAGCCGCACCTCCGCGAAGTCGGGGACCGTGTAGGCGCCCGAACGTCGCAGGGGTGCGGCGACGAACAGCAGCAGGACGACGTAGCCGGCGACGAAACCGACCGGGAACCACAAGGCGTCGGCGCCGTAGACCATGACGAGGCCCGCGACGCCGAGGAAGGACGCTGCCGACAGGTACTCGCCGCCGATGGCGGAGGCGTTCCACAGCGGCGACACCGTGCGGGAGGCGACCAGGAAGTCACTGGTGGTACGCGCGAGCCGCAGCCCGTAGACGCCGATGCCGATGGTCGCCGCCACGACCAGCGCCACGGCGAGCAGCGGCAGCGCCACGCTCACCCGCTCTCCTGCACCGGGGCCCGCGTCACGAGCGGTCGACCAGATCGGCGAAGTCGCGCTCGTGCCGCTCGGCCAGCCGCACGTGGACCAGCCCGCCCAGCAGCAGGGCCGGATAGACGAGTACGCCGAGGACCAGCCACGGCAGCGGCAGCCCGAGCAGCTGGACCGACCGGCTGGCCGGCACCAGCGCGAACAGCAGCGGCAGCCCGCCGAGCAGCCCGGCGAGCACCCCGAACGTGCGCAGCGCGAGCAGCAACTGGGCCCGCACCAGCGACCGGACGAGCAGTTCGCCGACGACGTCCTGCTCGTGGAGCGCCCTGCGCGCCGACGGCCCTGGGGGAGGTCGGACCGCCGACGTCCGCGGGCTGGTCACGGCCACCCGGCGCGGCGGGTCGACCGGCGGCCCGGTCACTGTTCGGCCTCGCGGCGGGCACGGCGGACCAGGCGGTCCTTGAGGTCGCGACTGAGGCGGCGGCTCACCGGCAGGACGACGGCCGTGGTGCCGCTGCCGACCCGGACGGAGTGCCCGCCGCCCGGCTCGACCCGCAGCTCGCGGATGGCGCTGCCGGCCACCAGGTAGGACCGGTGCACGCGGATGAAACCCACTGCGGCCCAGCGTTCTTCAAGGGCGCTCAGCGGCACCCGCACCAGGTGGCTGCCCGTGGCCGTGTGCAGCCGTGCGTAGTCCCCCTGCGCTTCGACATAGCGGACGGTGGACACCTGCAGGAAGCGGGTGACGCCGCCGAGCTCCACCGCGATGGTGCTCTCGTCGCGGGAGGGGGCAGCACCCGCGCGGGCCGCCCGCACCCGACCCACCGCCTCGGCCAGCCGCGCAGCGCGTACCGGCTTGAGCAGGTAGTCGACGGCGTGCAGCGAGAAGGCCTCCACCGCCGCGTCGTCGTGCGCCGTCACGAACACCACCGGAGGCGGGACGGCGAAGCGCGCGAGCAGTCGGGCCAGCTCCAGCCCGGACAATCCCGGCATCCGGATGTCGAGGAAGACGGCGTCGACATCGTCGTTCTCGAGCGACTTGAGTGCCGTCAGCGCGTCGGTCGCCGTCTTCACCCGCGCGATCCGCGGATCGGCGCGCAGGAGATAGGCCAACTCGTCCAGGGCGGGCGGCTCGTCGTCGACGGCGAGCACGCGCAGGCCGGCGCCCTCGAGCGGTGCCGGCGACGTCACGATGCCCGCATTCCAGGCCGTACGCCCGGGGCGAACTTGGGTACCCGGACCGTCACCTTCGTCCCCGCGTCGACGGCTGTCTCGACGAGCAGCCCGTGGTCGTCGCCATAGATCGCCCGCAGTCGCGCGTC
Protein-coding regions in this window:
- a CDS encoding DUF485 domain-containing protein, with translation MTTSEHDRRHATYTPVETSYLVMQESPEFQELRRRYRGWVLPVALGALVWYFAYVALAAYAADFMGQRLVGNINVGLVLGLLQFVSTFAVTALYIRHADKSLDPASQRLREKFEEEAR
- a CDS encoding LytTR family DNA-binding domain-containing protein, translated to MTSPAPLEGAGLRVLAVDDEPPALDELAYLLRADPRIARVKTATDALTALKSLENDDVDAVFLDIRMPGLSGLELARLLARFAVPPPVVFVTAHDDAAVEAFSLHAVDYLLKPVRAARLAEAVGRVRAARAGAAPSRDESTIAVELGGVTRFLQVSTVRYVEAQGDYARLHTATGSHLVRVPLSALEERWAAVGFIRVHRSYLVAGSAIRELRVEPGGGHSVRVGSGTTAVVLPVSRRLSRDLKDRLVRRARREAEQ
- a CDS encoding cation acetate symporter; translated protein: MSVALPLLAVALVVAATIGIGVYGLRLARTTSDFLVASRTVSPLWNASAIGGEYLSAASFLGVAGLVMVYGADALWFPVGFVAGYVVLLLFVAAPLRRSGAYTVPDFAEVRLGSRSLRRLSAVAAVAIGLLYLVPQLHGAGLALRATTGLPVQVGAVLVAVVVTGNVMGGGMRSATFVQAFQYWLKLTSLAVPAVFLLLAWQADGRPALGGPAGPVFTGSTTVSADSPVRFVVEQPVPVLMDGEQRLLGVGPHRLAQGSTIVFPAGAAVPHVEGLEPATGRSWVRPLSGAGGVEHPLYATYALVLATFLGTMGLPHVLVRFYTNPDGRAARRTTLLVLALLGAFYLLPALYGALGRLYVPELLLTGRTDAVVLALPVAALDGTTGLLLQALLVAGAFAAFLSTSSGLLVATAGVLLQDLLPVARNDRPAGRLHGSVRGFRFAAALVGAVSLALALPATALPLAQVVGLAFAVAASTFCPLLVLGIWWRGLTATGATAGLLVGGTLSALAVTATLTGAVAGGWPGALLAQPAAWTVPTAFAVMVGGSLLTRRSVPPDVGRTMLALHAPEALGLPAAPDRSSQLSTARRSQWAFRRIRR